ATGTGCATAAGTGAGCCCTCCCTGTAAAAAACCCGTATATGGCGGGCGCAGAGGACCATCGGCCGATAACTCAATACTTGCTCCCTGCACAAATGTACCTGCTGCCATAATCACGTCATCAGGATATCCTGGCATCGGAGCCGGCACCGGTAACAAGTGCGCATCAATAGGCGAAGCTTCTTGTATGCCTTCGCAAAAGGCAATTAGGAGATCACGGTCTTGAAAAGAGATTTGTTGAATAATATCCGTGCGTCCTTCATTCCAACGCGGGGAGGTAGGAAAACCTGCTCGCTCCAGCATCGCAGCAGAGAACACCGCACTTTTTAATGCTTGACCTACCACATGTGGCGCCAGAAACAATCCCTGAAAATAGTCACGCAGGTAACCATAAGTAGCTCCCCCTTCACTGCCAATTCCAGGTGCAACTACTGCCGTAGCAGCCCGCTTAACCCAATGCGCACGTCCAGCGATATAGCCACCCGACTTGGCCATCCCACCCCCAGGATTTTTAATAAGGGAGCCTGCAATCAGATCTGCGCCTACATGAGTCGGCTCTTCTTCTTCCACAAACTCTCCATAACAATTATCAACGAAAATGACTGTTTGAGGGGATGCAGTTCGCACAACGTTTATCATCTCTTTTATTTGTGCAATCGTAAACGAAGGTCGGGCTGCATAGCCTCGTGAGCGTTGAATAGCTACGCACTGCGGCTTCTCTTGACGTACTGCTTCTCTCACCGCTACTACATCCACCTCACCGGAAGCGGTCAATGCGATTTCGCGATAACCAATACCAAAATCAGCTAAAGAGCCTGAGCCATCCTGTTCGTTTCCGATAACCCCTTTCAGCGTATCGTAAGGAGGTCCCGTAATCGACAACAGCTGATCCCCTGGACGTAAGACCGCAAATAACGAAGCCGAGATCGCATGTGTTCCTGATACGATATGAGAACGGACCAACGCTTCCTCTGCTCCAAACAACCGGGCAAAAATACGTTCTAATCGCTCTCTCCCTGCATCATCGTAGCCATAGCCGGTAGAAGGGGCAAGATGATGCTCGCTTACCCCTTCCTCACGAAACGCTTTTAAGGCACGCATCTGGTGAAGCTCTACTCTTTGGTCAATCTCTTTAAACTTCTCATGGATATGGGCTTCCACTTCCTCTGCCCACCCTTTTAACAATTGGTTGTTTTGTAAATACGTATACATCTAATTCGTCCCTTTACGATAAGTATGATGATGTAACAAAGTTGGCATACAAACGGCCTTCTTTCGCTGACATGGACGAAAAGAAGGCCTACAATAGAACTAACCTTAAACTGGAACCAGTGATACAATAACACTCTCCCCGTCTACTGCAATTGAATATGCGATTTCATCTCAGGAGATAAGCGCTCAAATTGCTCCGCTGGTAGCGTAAATGAAATTTCCATTGTGAGCCCCGTTACCTCAGACTCAATAATATCTGCTTGTTGGTATAAAGAAGAGATCCACTCTCCACGCTCAACAGGAAGTTTAGCTAACCCTTTTACCTGCTGTTGATGGAGTATTTCATCGATGCGCTCTGCCAACCGTAACAGATCCATACTTGAAAAAGCGGAAACAGAAATCGATTCCCCTTCAGGAGTCAATACCTCTGAGTGTGTTTGATCCGCTTTATTCAGCACAGTTAACACAGGTACATGAGATGCCCCCAACTCTTCCAACACTTGTGTTACCACCTTCATTTGCGCATCCGCCTCTGCGTGACTTTGATCCACAACATGAAGAAGAAGATCCGCTTCTGTCACTTGTTCTAAGGTGGAACGGAATGCCGCGATCAGGTCATGCGGAAGGTCGCGAATAAATCCAACCGTATCTGTTAACATGATGGTTTCCTTAGAAGGGAGCTCAAAGAAACGAGATGTGGGATCCAGTGTGGCAAATAATTGATTTTCCGCTAAGACGTCAGCATTGGTCAGTTGGTTGAGCAAAGAGGACTTCCCCGCGTTTGTATACCCTACCAATGCTACTTGTAAAATATCCATTTTACGACGTCGACTGCGATGAAGCAGACGATGCCGCTTCACTTTCTCCAGCTGCTCCTTCAACTCACTAATACGTCTGCGTATATGTCGACGATCTACTTCTAACTTCTTCTCACCCGGGCCTCGAGTTCCGATACCGCCACCAGTCCGCGATAAACCTTGGCGAGAACCTACTAATCGAGGCAACATATACTGCATTTGAGCCAATTCAACTTGAATACGCCCTTCATGCGTCTGCGCTCGCATTGCAAAAATATCGAGGATTAATTGTGTTCGATCCACTATTTTACATGGGATTGCCTGCTCCAAATTACGTAATTGCGCAGGAGAAAGCTCTTGCAGAAAAATGACTACGTCCGCCTCATGTTCCTCAACAGCCTCCACGATTTCCGCCACTTTCCCCTTGCCCACCAATGTGACTCGATCCGGTTTCTCACGTATCTGCACCACTTGATGAACAACTTCAGCTTGTGCTGTATCCGCTAAACGCGTTAACTCTTCTAAAGCGGATTCCAATTCAGCTTGTTGGGCACGCGTACTAGTCCCCACCACAATTGCTATTTCGATGGCCACCATCTCCTTCTATAAAAAACCATTACTTACGCTAGAGTATACCACGAATAAATGATTTATTGCGCAAAAGGATTGTAAAAGATCTATTCTACTATATCTTCAGGTAAAATCATCATTAATGTGTCCCTTGAAGGGTCTCGTTCCTGTAATAAGCGAACCGCCTGTTGACGAATCGCTTGCTCTACCAAATTACGGACAGTACGAGCATTACCAAAAGAGAGGCGTCCCCCCTCCTTCCGTCTATATATCATGGTAGCCAGCTTCTCTTTAGCTGCTCGTGCTAGGATATACTCCCGCCTATTCACCATTTCCTCAGCAATCTGCACCAACTCCCCCACCGTAAAGTCAGGAAAATGAAGCTGCAAAGGAAAACGCGAAGGCAGCCCTGGATTGGCATTCATAAACCTCTTCATCTCATCTGAGTACCCTGCCAATATTAAGATAAAGTGATTATGATGATCTTCCATCGCTTTTACAAGCGTGTCGATGGCTTCTTTCCCAAAATCCTGCTCCCCACCCCGAATGAGTGAGTACGCTTCATCGATAAAGAGAATTCCGCCTTGCGCACGTTTCACTTGTTCCCTTGTTTTTTGTGCCGTATGTCCTATATATTCCCCGACTAAATCAGCACGCTCTGCCTCAATCAGATGTCCTTCTGTTAAAACTTCCATCTCTTTCATCATTTCGCTCATCATCCGAGCCACCGTCGTTTTACCCGTCCCTGGATTCCCAGTAAAAACCATATGCAACACCTGCTGTTCTGCTGACAAACCGGCAGCAGCACGGTAACGGTTCACTTCCAACCATGCATATATCTCTTGAATAAACTCCTTTACATGTTGTAATCCTACCAGCTCTTCTAAGCGGTGGATACAACGCTGCAGCGGAAGGTGATGCTCTTCTTTGAGCGCTTCTGATAACGCGAGTGGTTTCTCCTCCACACTTGCCGGAATAGGGGGTAAACTGTGTTCCCACACGACCTGAATGCGGTTAGATGCCCGTGTGATCACTCGTTGGCTCATCTGGTTCACCTCTTACGATTCTAATGGGCTCCTCTATATATACGCAGGAGCCCATTCGTTGGTGAACATATGAAAAAACCAAGTGAAGTCACTTGGTTTTATTTCTCGTTATCGTTATCTTCTTGGTTGCTATTCGCCATCAAATTTACAGGGCGAACAGGCGTAAAGGTTGAAATCGCATGCTTATATACCATTTGTTGTTTGCCTTCACTTTCAATACAGATCGTGAAGTTATCAAATCCACGCACAATCCCTCTAAGTTGGAAGCCATTAACCAAGTATATTGTGACAGGAATTGAATCTTTACGAATCTGGTTCAAAAATGTATCTTGGATATTAATCGTTTGTTTCAACGCTGATTACCTCCTATGTACGTTTGGCACTCGTTTACTCTATTCTCTGTGTGCAAGAAAATCCCCTGCAATCAAAGAGGTAATTTCTTGTTGAAAATCACTTGCTGTGCAATCAAACCAATGGATTTCATCCATTCGACGGAACCAAGAGAGTTGGCGTTTAGCAAACTTACGGGTGCCCCGCTTAATTCGCTCAATCGCCTCATCCAGGGAAATCTCTCCAGCTAAATGCTGCATGATCTCTTTATATCCCAATGCTTGCATCGAAGTCAACTCGCGACCATACCCCTGAGCATACAATGCCCTTACCTCTTGTAATAATCCAGCCGCAATCATATGATCGACACGCTCGTTGATCCGTTTATATAAAAGTTCACGCGGCATCGTCAAACCAAGAAAAAGAATATCGTAAGGCGGTTTCTGCTGCACTTGTTGAGCAGAAAATGGCTTTCCTGTGTTAGCGATCACTTCTAGTGCACGAATGACCCGTCTACGATCGTTAGGATGAAGACGCATCGCTGTCACTTCATCTTGTTCTTGTAACTTTCGCCACAGCGCTTCATTACCTTCTTTCTCCGCAAAATCATTCCATTTAGCGCGCAAAGCCACGTCTTCTTCTATATTAGGTAGACGATAGCCATGAGTGACCGCCTGAATATACAGCCCCGTCCCTCCTACCAGCATAGGAAGGTGGGAGCGGGCATGAATAGCCGCAATCGCCTCATATGCATGCTTTTGAAATTCTTCTACCGAAAAAGATTCATCTGGATTAACCAAATCTAAGAGATGATGGCGCACTTGCTGTTGCTCTTTCTGCGATGCTTTGGCCGTTCCAACATCCATCCCTCGATATACCTGCATGGAATCACCAGAGAGGATCTCTCCATTAAATTTTTCTGCTAAATGTAAACTTAAGTTTGTTTTACCCACCGCTGTCGGCCCAACCAAAACGAGCAACTTTCCCTTCGTCTGCATCACTTCCCCTCCTCAGTCTCAATCACCGCCAGTGCATAGCGCTTCGATTCTTTCACGATAGTAAAGCCTAAGCGCTCAAACTCCGAGCTTCCTGTTCTCTCTTTTAACACCACTTTGCGGCGTGCTACTCGAATAGCTTCTTTCACGGCTCCATCATCAAGGGGTTGAGGGTTAGCGAGTTGCTTTAATGACTGCATAGCGGGTGATTTTTTCACAGTCTGGCGAAACATCGGATCGAAGAGTATGACATCGTACGCGTTATCCTCACATTGGGCGAGGTAGGAAGTGTAGTCAGCACAAATCACCTGTACCCGCTCCATCGCTTCCTTTAACGAATTCCGTTCTGTTCTATATTGCTTTAACCCATGGGCAACAATCGTAGCGATCACAGGCTGGCTCTCTACACCCACCACACGTCCACTGCTACCCACAACATGAGCAGCTACCACTGCGTCCGCCCCCATGCCTAAGGTGCAGTCTAAAACTTCATCTCCTTCTTCGATTCCCGCTACTTGTATCAAGCTATCATTTCCCGTCTGTTTCCATTGCTTTACCCGTAATGCGGCCAAGTTAGGATGAAAGAAAAATGAGTCTCCACTCCGTTCCTGCCACCGTATTTGTTGATTAGCTACGAGCAATGCCTGCTCAGCCTCTTGTAAATCTAACAACTCTACTATACTGTGTCTTTGTCTCTCTATATAAGGGATGCGCAGTCGCTGTGCTAGCTCTTCCGCCAAAGCGATATCCTTCGTCTGTGCCTTCATTGATGTCGTAACGAGCACCCTTACATCACCCGCTTAAACAGCTTTTCCAAATCATAGCTGGAAAAGTGCACAAAAATAGGGCGTCCATGCGGACAAGTATAAGGCGTATGACAATTATATAGTTGGGTAAACAGCGCTTCCATCTCTTCCTGACGCAAACGACGATTCGCTTTGATCGCTGCTTTGCACGCCATCATTTTGGCGCCCTCATCACGCAACCATTCCACCCGAACCTCGCCTTTTTGCTCCAGCCAGCCCATCATTTCACGAATAAGTTCTTCCTCGCTTCCCTGCGGAAACCAGCGTGGATGTGATCGCACTAGATAGGTGGTTCCCCCGAATGACTCCGGCTCAACCCCCACTTTATGCAGCTGCTCACGATAACGCTCGATCACTTGAGCCTCTGAAGCAGTACATTCCAAGGTAAGAGGAACGAGTAGGGACTGGTGTTCAAATGATCCTTCCGCCATTTTTTGCATAAAGCGCTCATAGTAAATCCGTTCATGTGCTGCATGCTGATCCACTAAATAAAATCCATCATCTGATTCAGCCACGATATAGGTTCCATGTACTTGAGCAAGTGGACGAAACGCTGGTAGCGTTTGAGACGAACTCTCGTAAGAATAGGTCTTGTTCTCCTCCTTGAGCTTAGGCCCCTCTTCTAAGATAGACGGCGACGTTAGCTTCGTCGAGTCTATCTTAGAAGGTTGGCTCTCTGACGGACTTCTCCCATCAGGAAGCATGCCATCCGTATGCTCTTGGCCCTCCTCTGTACCCTGTTGTGCCAGTCGATAAAGCCGATCACTTGGAAAAACAACCTGTTCACGTATCTTTCCTGGAAGAGGTGATGATGGCTCTTTCTCTTGCTTTGACATCTCCGACCACAATCGTTGTTGCTGTGGCTTTTCATCCTGGCGCTGCCGCAAAGTTACTTGTGAGCCATCCCCACTCTTGGCGCGCTTCATATCCACAGCGGGAATCAACTGCTCTTGGTGCCAGCGCTTCTTTAATGTCTGTTCAATCAGCGAAAATAACGAGTCTTCCTTACTTAGACGCACTTCTAACTTTGCTGGGTGCACATTTACATCCATCAACTTAGGATCCATCGTAATCGCCAACACGACGATGGGAAAACGCCCAATGGGGAGCAAGGTATCAAAGGCACGCGTTACAGCCTTAGCTAACTTCATACTGCGTACATAGCGACCGTTGATAATCGTGGAAATATAGGTGCGATTGGCACGTGTTACTTCTGGACGCGCCGCCCATCCCTCTATGTGATAATCTACATCCTCCCCTTGAAAAGAGACCATTTTACTCGCCACTTGCTTTCCATATAAGGACATAATAGCATGCAGGCGCTTACCATCACCTGTCGTATGAAACAACTGCTTTCCATTATGGCGCAATAAAAAACCCACTTCTGGATGTGCCAATGCGAGCCTTCCCACATAATCGGCTACATGACTAATTTCAGTGTTGACCGTTTTAAGGTATTTCAAACGAGCTGGTGTATTGAAGAACAGATCTTCCACCTTTACCTCTGTCCCTTGAGGGTGTGCTGTATCTGTCAGCGAAATCACTTTACCCCCTTCTATTCTCATCTGGGTAGGCGCGTTCTCTGAACCATCATGTGTTTTCACTGTAACGCGGGCGACAGAAGCAATGCTAGGTAGTGCTTCTCCACGAAACCCGAGTGTCCGGATAGAATAAAGGTCTCGATCTCTCCGGATCTTACTGGTAGCATGGCGACTAAATGCACGTTCCACATCGCTTCGTTCCATACCCTCTCCATTATCTGAGACTCGGATAGAGCGGATGCCCCCCTCTTCGATTTCAATCTGAATACGAGTTGCCTTTGCATCCAACCCGTTCTCAACCAATTCTTTTACCACCGAGGCAGGTCGCTCCACTACCTCGCCTGCCGCAATCTGATTGGCTAAATGCTCATCCATGATATGGATTTTAGCCATCCATCATCGCCTCCACCTCTACTCTTTCTTCACTAAACGTTGCTGTAACTCATGCAAAAATTGTACTGTCGCGAGTGGGGCTTCTGTCATCACATTCCAAGAAGTCAACTCTTCTAAGACAGATGCTTCAACTGGACACTTTTCACTCACCGACGTCAACTCCACCGTATTTTCCTGTAATTGAAAAAGGTCTAGTTGTAGACTGGCCGCACTTTCTTTTTCATTATCATTTTCCAACTGGTCTAATATCACCTGAGCGCGTTGAATTACCTGCTCCGGCAATCCTGCCAATTCTGCTACTTGAATTCCATAACTACGATCACTGCGCCCAGGTGCTACCTGATGCAAAAAGACGACCTGACCTTCCTTTTCCACACAGCGAACATGCACATTAACTACGCCCGCTAACTCTTGTTCTAAGTGCGTTAATTCGTGATAATGAGTAGAAAACAACGTTTTGGCTCCAACACGATCGTGAATATATTCAACAATAGCATGTGCCAACGCCATGCCATCAAAAGTGGAGGTGCCACGACCTACCTCATCCAACAGAATCAAACTGCGTGGTGTTGCTTGTCGTAATGCTCCGCAAGTCTCTGCCATCTCCACCATAAATGTACTTTGTCCACCAGCAAGATCATCGGCTGCCCCGATCCGAGTAAAGATTCGATCCAACACAGGTAATTGTGCCGATGTAGCTGGAACAAAACACCCGATTTGACCCATAATCGCAATCAAGGCTACCTGACGCATATAAGTGCTCTTACCCGCCATATTCGGACCTGTGATCAAAAGCAGCTGATTATGGTCATCCATCATAAGATCATTGGGGACAAAAACCTCTCCCCCCACTGCTGCTTCCACCACTGGATGGCGGCCTTCTTTAATATAAAATTGACCGTCGATCGACAATGTCGGCCTTACATAATGATGACGACTAGCAATAACAGCAAACGAGTGCAACACGTCTAATTGTGCGATCCGTTCTGCCACTTGTTGCAGCTTAGCAATATGGTGAGCAATCTGTTCCCGTACCTGCACAAATCGCTCATACTCCAATTCTGTAGATCGATCCTGTGCATCCAAGATCAGTTGTTCTCTTTCTTTTAACTCTGGTGTAATATAACGCTCAGCATTAGAGAGCGTTTGTTTCCGTTGATATCGCTCTTGCGGAACTAAATGTAAGTTAGACTTTGTCACTTCAATAAAATAACCAAATACTTTGTTATAGCGAACCTTTAATGATTTAATCCCAGTCAATTCGCGCTCTTGTTGCTCGAATCGGGCCAGCCACCCCTTCCCATCAGCTTGAATATCCCGAAGCCGATCCAATTCATCATCAAAACCAACACGGATGATCCCTCCATCTTTAACGGAAATGGGAGCCTCCTCTTCAATCGCTTCTGCAATAAGGCTACTCACTTCAGTACATGGATCTAGTTCAGCTTCCAGTTGAGCGAGCAACCCACTATTCACGCGTAATAATAAAGCTTTTATCTGCGGCACTTGTTCCAAAGAGCGACGTAATGACAACAACTCTCGCGCATTGATGGAGCCATAAGCAAGCCGAGAACTAAGGCGTTCCAAATCATATACTTTTTTTAATACTTCCCGCACTTCTTCTAAAAGTAAACGCTCCGCTATCAAAGCCTCAACAGCGTCTAAACGTGCTGAAATCTCATTCGCATCGATTAATGGCTTGTCCAACCACTTTTTTAACATGCGACTTCCCATCGAGGTGCCCGTATGGTCGAGTAGATCAAGAAGCGATCCTTTCCGTTTACCTGTACGCAACGTTTGCGTCAGTTCAAGGTTGCGACGAGCAGCTTCATCTAACACCATATGTTCTTCTGTGTAATATCGATGAAGACGGCGCAGATGAGTAAGAGACCTCTTTTGCGTCTGTCCTAAGTAATGAAGCAACACTCCACATCCACGTTTAATCGCATCAGGGAGATTATCAATAGATTCGTGAGGAAATTGTTGCTCTAACGCTTGTTCCACTTTTTCTTCCGTAAGGTAAGTCGTCGCCTCTAATACTGTAATTAATGAGGATAGCCGCTGCTTCA
This sequence is a window from Mechercharimyces sp. CAU 1602. Protein-coding genes within it:
- a CDS encoding methionine gamma-lyase family protein, giving the protein MYTYLQNNQLLKGWAEEVEAHIHEKFKEIDQRVELHQMRALKAFREEGVSEHHLAPSTGYGYDDAGRERLERIFARLFGAEEALVRSHIVSGTHAISASLFAVLRPGDQLLSITGPPYDTLKGVIGNEQDGSGSLADFGIGYREIALTASGEVDVVAVREAVRQEKPQCVAIQRSRGYAARPSFTIAQIKEMINVVRTASPQTVIFVDNCYGEFVEEEEPTHVGADLIAGSLIKNPGGGMAKSGGYIAGRAHWVKRAATAVVAPGIGSEGGATYGYLRDYFQGLFLAPHVVGQALKSAVFSAAMLERAGFPTSPRWNEGRTDIIQQISFQDRDLLIAFCEGIQEASPIDAHLLPVPAPMPGYPDDVIMAAGTFVQGASIELSADGPLRPPYTGFLQGGLTYAHGKAGILIALDRMLTTGKMKKG
- the hflX gene encoding GTPase HflX produces the protein MAIEIAIVVGTSTRAQQAELESALEELTRLADTAQAEVVHQVVQIREKPDRVTLVGKGKVAEIVEAVEEHEADVVIFLQELSPAQLRNLEQAIPCKIVDRTQLILDIFAMRAQTHEGRIQVELAQMQYMLPRLVGSRQGLSRTGGGIGTRGPGEKKLEVDRRHIRRRISELKEQLEKVKRHRLLHRSRRRKMDILQVALVGYTNAGKSSLLNQLTNADVLAENQLFATLDPTSRFFELPSKETIMLTDTVGFIRDLPHDLIAAFRSTLEQVTEADLLLHVVDQSHAEADAQMKVVTQVLEELGASHVPVLTVLNKADQTHSEVLTPEGESISVSAFSSMDLLRLAERIDEILHQQQVKGLAKLPVERGEWISSLYQQADIIESEVTGLTMEISFTLPAEQFERLSPEMKSHIQLQ
- a CDS encoding AAA family ATPase, coding for MSQRVITRASNRIQVVWEHSLPPIPASVEEKPLALSEALKEEHHLPLQRCIHRLEELVGLQHVKEFIQEIYAWLEVNRYRAAAGLSAEQQVLHMVFTGNPGTGKTTVARMMSEMMKEMEVLTEGHLIEAERADLVGEYIGHTAQKTREQVKRAQGGILFIDEAYSLIRGGEQDFGKEAIDTLVKAMEDHHNHFILILAGYSDEMKRFMNANPGLPSRFPLQLHFPDFTVGELVQIAEEMVNRREYILARAAKEKLATMIYRRKEGGRLSFGNARTVRNLVEQAIRQQAVRLLQERDPSRDTLMMILPEDIVE
- the hfq gene encoding RNA chaperone Hfq, translated to MKQTINIQDTFLNQIRKDSIPVTIYLVNGFQLRGIVRGFDNFTICIESEGKQQMVYKHAISTFTPVRPVNLMANSNQEDNDNEK
- the miaA gene encoding tRNA (adenosine(37)-N6)-dimethylallyltransferase MiaA, with protein sequence MQTKGKLLVLVGPTAVGKTNLSLHLAEKFNGEILSGDSMQVYRGMDVGTAKASQKEQQQVRHHLLDLVNPDESFSVEEFQKHAYEAIAAIHARSHLPMLVGGTGLYIQAVTHGYRLPNIEEDVALRAKWNDFAEKEGNEALWRKLQEQDEVTAMRLHPNDRRRVIRALEVIANTGKPFSAQQVQQKPPYDILFLGLTMPRELLYKRINERVDHMIAAGLLQEVRALYAQGYGRELTSMQALGYKEIMQHLAGEISLDEAIERIKRGTRKFAKRQLSWFRRMDEIHWFDCTASDFQQEITSLIAGDFLAHRE
- a CDS encoding class I SAM-dependent methyltransferase, whose amino-acid sequence is MLVTTSMKAQTKDIALAEELAQRLRIPYIERQRHSIVELLDLQEAEQALLVANQQIRWQERSGDSFFFHPNLAALRVKQWKQTGNDSLIQVAGIEEGDEVLDCTLGMGADAVVAAHVVGSSGRVVGVESQPVIATIVAHGLKQYRTERNSLKEAMERVQVICADYTSYLAQCEDNAYDVILFDPMFRQTVKKSPAMQSLKQLANPQPLDDGAVKEAIRVARRKVVLKERTGSSEFERLGFTIVKESKRYALAVIETEEGK
- the mutL gene encoding DNA mismatch repair endonuclease MutL; the protein is MAKIHIMDEHLANQIAAGEVVERPASVVKELVENGLDAKATRIQIEIEEGGIRSIRVSDNGEGMERSDVERAFSRHATSKIRRDRDLYSIRTLGFRGEALPSIASVARVTVKTHDGSENAPTQMRIEGGKVISLTDTAHPQGTEVKVEDLFFNTPARLKYLKTVNTEISHVADYVGRLALAHPEVGFLLRHNGKQLFHTTGDGKRLHAIMSLYGKQVASKMVSFQGEDVDYHIEGWAARPEVTRANRTYISTIINGRYVRSMKLAKAVTRAFDTLLPIGRFPIVVLAITMDPKLMDVNVHPAKLEVRLSKEDSLFSLIEQTLKKRWHQEQLIPAVDMKRAKSGDGSQVTLRQRQDEKPQQQRLWSEMSKQEKEPSSPLPGKIREQVVFPSDRLYRLAQQGTEEGQEHTDGMLPDGRSPSESQPSKIDSTKLTSPSILEEGPKLKEENKTYSYESSSQTLPAFRPLAQVHGTYIVAESDDGFYLVDQHAAHERIYYERFMQKMAEGSFEHQSLLVPLTLECTASEAQVIERYREQLHKVGVEPESFGGTTYLVRSHPRWFPQGSEEELIREMMGWLEQKGEVRVEWLRDEGAKMMACKAAIKANRRLRQEEMEALFTQLYNCHTPYTCPHGRPIFVHFSSYDLEKLFKRVM
- the mutS gene encoding DNA mismatch repair protein MutS, producing the protein MTTYTPMIQQYLSIKAEVPDAFLFFRLGDFYEMFFEDATRCATELEITLTSRDGGGGERIPMCGVPHHSSGAYVQRLIEKGYKVAICEQVEDPATAKGVVRREVVRIVTPGTVIEDQMLAEKENNFLIVLAGDQKQWSLVATDLSTGECYATEFADDQQRWLDEAASYRPREVIVDPKLADQQEFLTQMKQRLSSLITVLEATTYLTEEKVEQALEQQFPHESIDNLPDAIKRGCGVLLHYLGQTQKRSLTHLRRLHRYYTEEHMVLDEAARRNLELTQTLRTGKRKGSLLDLLDHTGTSMGSRMLKKWLDKPLIDANEISARLDAVEALIAERLLLEEVREVLKKVYDLERLSSRLAYGSINARELLSLRRSLEQVPQIKALLLRVNSGLLAQLEAELDPCTEVSSLIAEAIEEEAPISVKDGGIIRVGFDDELDRLRDIQADGKGWLARFEQQERELTGIKSLKVRYNKVFGYFIEVTKSNLHLVPQERYQRKQTLSNAERYITPELKEREQLILDAQDRSTELEYERFVQVREQIAHHIAKLQQVAERIAQLDVLHSFAVIASRHHYVRPTLSIDGQFYIKEGRHPVVEAAVGGEVFVPNDLMMDDHNQLLLITGPNMAGKSTYMRQVALIAIMGQIGCFVPATSAQLPVLDRIFTRIGAADDLAGGQSTFMVEMAETCGALRQATPRSLILLDEVGRGTSTFDGMALAHAIVEYIHDRVGAKTLFSTHYHELTHLEQELAGVVNVHVRCVEKEGQVVFLHQVAPGRSDRSYGIQVAELAGLPEQVIQRAQVILDQLENDNEKESAASLQLDLFQLQENTVELTSVSEKCPVEASVLEELTSWNVMTEAPLATVQFLHELQQRLVKKE